The following proteins are encoded in a genomic region of Polyangiaceae bacterium:
- a CDS encoding DUF2169 domain-containing protein, translating to MEILTYGPIQTASLLWMPRAGLHVLTIVAKATYQLVPGVSPLAERQEPPNEYDNHWNDDDTRSLYAPSDMVPFKPRADVLLVGYAFAPRQTPMRSLITRLHVGGIDKRIEVWTDRTITPDGTVHEGAPFVKVPLRYERAAAGLDNPVGIRVEPRRDKGGTVSLPNLQPADLSDTAVSGRIPPIGYGPIAPSWHARASRLPSHAPSLPSDWNRRSMPEGIDPRFFNSAPFDQQVDRLHPHERIILENLHGQHAQLATSLAGVMPRVSVERSSTAEELSMTADTLWIDTDRGIATLTWRGQIRLDNPDMPGRVTITTVQALAQAAQPTATGYVEGTYVLDSESGETPAVMGHVGRATSGGSATSIADDRSVEMTMLPMDRSTRTMPFLAAPPEEVPALDAWLPPMGPVDLERDDAGGTMFAPLGLPRAAPLPFGQENPPVVRPVEPIVAAQPVVPPAAIAAAPAVTVGQAAVLAAAASSPGPVGIADAPAPPLVASVAMFDPADSAPSAPPQLGSVAALSNSGAVPGMAPSSATAASNAAADPWFGGVVTDSPISPLRGRTPVEVLWFDPAFVVAIRKDATMRTILQERDKLNGIKKTDKKQPPAPPSPGQPDPKDREDINAILTLGDASGIEVLNMALAEAVDERGIFQPPLLLLRGELSFPFDEVETLKATVAAVTPLAAGDKKLKETIDAVTELMRTPWLQAAGSVTERLTNQVKEAFGTGNRLLPAGYLETHTERILLEQRHYQKRVLLGQPWIRALLGSQNVSTRAPTYIPYSLARELPMYQRFNVRMIAEVRAQLDQYETHPSALRVVALGRILGGTPRR from the coding sequence GTGGAAATCCTCACCTACGGGCCCATCCAAACCGCGTCACTTCTGTGGATGCCACGCGCGGGACTGCATGTGCTCACCATCGTCGCCAAGGCCACCTACCAGCTCGTTCCCGGGGTCTCACCGCTTGCGGAGCGGCAAGAACCTCCCAACGAGTACGACAACCACTGGAACGACGACGATACACGGAGCCTCTACGCACCGTCGGACATGGTGCCATTCAAACCGCGCGCCGACGTGCTGCTGGTTGGGTACGCGTTCGCGCCGCGCCAGACCCCCATGCGATCACTGATAACGCGGCTCCACGTTGGGGGGATCGACAAGCGTATCGAGGTTTGGACGGACCGTACGATCACGCCCGACGGGACGGTGCATGAAGGGGCACCGTTTGTCAAGGTACCATTGCGGTATGAGCGTGCGGCTGCCGGCCTCGACAACCCCGTCGGCATTCGCGTGGAACCACGGCGCGACAAGGGAGGCACCGTCTCGTTGCCCAACCTTCAACCCGCGGACCTGAGTGATACTGCCGTCAGTGGGCGTATTCCACCCATTGGTTACGGCCCCATTGCTCCCTCGTGGCATGCGCGTGCGAGCCGTTTACCATCCCACGCACCATCACTGCCGAGCGACTGGAATCGGCGTTCCATGCCCGAGGGAATCGATCCACGTTTTTTTAATTCCGCACCTTTCGACCAACAAGTCGATCGACTCCATCCGCACGAAAGAATCATTCTCGAAAACTTACACGGTCAGCATGCGCAACTCGCGACATCACTCGCCGGCGTGATGCCACGAGTCAGCGTCGAGCGTTCCAGCACGGCCGAGGAATTGTCGATGACGGCGGACACTTTGTGGATTGATACGGATAGGGGCATCGCAACGTTGACGTGGCGGGGTCAGATCCGTCTCGACAACCCCGACATGCCGGGGCGGGTAACCATCACGACGGTACAAGCTCTGGCGCAAGCAGCGCAGCCAACGGCAACGGGTTACGTCGAAGGCACGTACGTTCTCGATTCGGAAAGCGGCGAAACGCCCGCAGTCATGGGGCATGTCGGACGAGCAACCAGTGGCGGTTCCGCGACATCGATTGCGGACGACAGATCGGTTGAAATGACGATGCTACCCATGGATCGTTCAACAAGAACGATGCCGTTTCTGGCTGCACCACCCGAAGAAGTTCCGGCGCTCGATGCGTGGCTGCCGCCAATGGGACCTGTGGATCTCGAACGAGATGACGCGGGCGGAACGATGTTCGCGCCCCTGGGGCTACCTCGTGCGGCACCGCTGCCGTTTGGCCAAGAAAACCCCCCCGTGGTTCGTCCCGTAGAACCGATTGTCGCAGCACAACCGGTCGTTCCACCGGCCGCTATCGCCGCGGCACCCGCGGTCACGGTGGGGCAAGCAGCGGTTCTTGCTGCAGCGGCGTCTTCCCCTGGCCCCGTAGGGATCGCCGACGCACCAGCACCTCCGCTCGTGGCAAGCGTCGCGATGTTCGATCCAGCAGACAGCGCACCGAGCGCACCGCCACAACTGGGGTCGGTCGCCGCATTGAGTAATAGTGGCGCCGTGCCGGGAATGGCTCCGTCGAGCGCGACTGCAGCATCGAATGCCGCAGCGGACCCCTGGTTTGGCGGAGTGGTTACCGATTCTCCGATATCGCCGCTTCGCGGGCGAACGCCCGTGGAGGTCTTGTGGTTCGATCCGGCATTCGTAGTGGCGATCCGCAAGGATGCAACCATGCGCACGATTCTGCAGGAGCGCGACAAGCTCAATGGCATCAAGAAAACCGATAAGAAGCAACCGCCTGCGCCGCCTTCGCCGGGACAGCCGGATCCCAAGGATCGTGAGGACATCAATGCCATCCTGACGCTTGGCGACGCGTCGGGCATTGAAGTGTTGAACATGGCACTCGCCGAAGCGGTCGACGAACGAGGGATCTTTCAACCGCCCTTGCTTCTTCTTCGAGGCGAACTGTCGTTTCCTTTTGACGAAGTCGAGACGCTCAAAGCGACCGTTGCCGCCGTCACACCGCTCGCGGCCGGCGACAAGAAACTCAAGGAAACGATCGACGCTGTCACCGAGCTCATGCGGACGCCGTGGTTGCAGGCGGCCGGCAGTGTGACCGAACGGCTTACGAATCAAGTCAAGGAAGCGTTCGGCACCGGCAATCGACTGCTTCCTGCCGGGTATCTCGAGACCCATACCGAGCGCATTCTGCTTGAACAGCGGCATTACCAAAAGCGTGTGCTCTTGGGCCAACCCTGGATTCGCGCGCTTCTCGGCTCGCAGAACGTATCTACGCGAGCCCCCACCTACATTCCCTACTCGTTGGCGCGCGAACTGCCGATGTATCAGCGGTTCAACGTTCGGATGATTGCCGAAGTGAGAGCGCAGTTGGATCAATACGAAACGCATCCGAGCGCCTTACGCGTAGTCGCGCTCGGCCGTATCCTCGGCGGTACGCCACGCCGGTGA
- a CDS encoding tail fiber domain-containing protein, producing MALATYYPFFFNYTAPGGIVNLTQGAITEDPAILDRAKWALGVSFDPDGVGMTYAPSVTVGQSLGVGFDLNEDVGLLNPINHPSNADRKLFVLGTGKIMRHPDTSKQPIALPDLVVGADNPNLPPVYKLGHPYSLRVNGQTSVVTLDVEDSALIPLGKIETALVTTKLAVQGTGAGGTPKLIEAIVADEHVTVHSDLTVNKNVKLLGRLDIDYVAKSTTTGIFFKDVNNAGGSGVNHIHQYNPFKPGPTGATGATGATGATGATGQTGATGATGQTGATGATGQTGATGATGQTGATGATGQTGATGATGQTGATGATGSRGATGATGPRRPWWFPPWWLWHHHHHGHHHHHHHHGHHHHHHHGHHHHHGHHHHHHHGHHHHHHGHYHHPWRPRLWPPLSPPNENPTSSITSITGGFFGHSATPNPTFTGPGKYIAIGQGPASAYGGRYGVTIQNGNHFCALRVVTGSPGDAILSWGNRRLRFRYEGSSWPANIQGTWTKTRSRDVVVVHPDQMIVFGGVTSNSYYYRSDARFKEAVEPIRGALDKVLHMQGVSFRLKDMDLRTDVDDDPEDGDVGLPMGPLEGNAAAATSSADRRLGLVAQEVEKVCPEAVATDDDGYKSLDVTQLNAVLVEAVKDQQKIIETQQAQLETQQTRLERLERALAKLGIEL from the coding sequence ATGGCGCTAGCAACGTACTACCCATTCTTTTTCAACTACACCGCACCCGGCGGCATTGTCAACCTAACACAAGGCGCCATTACGGAGGATCCGGCGATCTTGGATCGTGCGAAATGGGCGTTGGGAGTATCCTTCGATCCCGACGGCGTTGGCATGACGTATGCGCCATCGGTCACAGTAGGCCAGTCTTTGGGTGTTGGATTCGACCTTAACGAAGACGTCGGGTTGCTCAATCCTATCAATCATCCTAGCAATGCGGACCGAAAGCTTTTCGTTCTCGGTACCGGTAAAATCATGCGGCACCCGGATACGAGCAAGCAACCGATTGCGCTGCCGGATCTCGTGGTGGGTGCTGACAACCCCAATTTGCCTCCCGTGTACAAGCTCGGGCACCCCTATAGTTTACGCGTCAACGGACAAACCAGCGTAGTCACATTGGATGTCGAAGACAGTGCGTTGATACCACTCGGAAAAATCGAGACTGCATTAGTTACGACCAAGCTTGCAGTCCAAGGTACTGGCGCTGGAGGTACGCCCAAGCTAATCGAAGCGATCGTGGCAGATGAACATGTCACAGTTCACAGCGATTTGACGGTGAATAAAAACGTCAAGCTTCTGGGCAGACTTGATATTGATTACGTGGCGAAGTCGACAACCACCGGGATTTTTTTCAAAGACGTCAACAATGCCGGTGGCTCCGGGGTCAATCATATTCATCAATACAACCCGTTCAAACCAGGACCGACAGGCGCCACGGGTGCCACAGGAGCAACGGGGGCTACCGGCGCTACGGGGCAGACGGGGGCCACGGGCGCTACGGGGCAAACGGGGGCCACGGGCGCTACGGGGCAAACGGGGGCCACGGGCGCTACCGGGCAAACGGGGGCCACGGGCGCTACCGGGCAAACGGGGGCCACGGGCGCTACCGGGCAAACGGGGGCCACGGGCGCTACGGGGTCGAGAGGAGCAACAGGTGCGACGGGACCGCGTCGGCCGTGGTGGTTTCCACCTTGGTGGCTCTGGCACCACCATCACCATGGCCATCATCATCACCACCATCATCATGGCCATCACCACCACCATCACCATGGCCATCACCATCATCATGGCCATCATCACCACCATCACCATGGCCATCACCACCATCACCATGGCCATTACCATCACCCGTGGCGGCCCCGGTTATGGCCACCACTATCACCGCCCAACGAAAACCCCACGTCTAGCATTACATCGATCACTGGCGGCTTTTTTGGCCATTCCGCAACGCCCAATCCTACATTCACTGGGCCCGGCAAATACATTGCCATTGGTCAGGGGCCTGCCAGCGCATACGGTGGACGTTATGGCGTCACCATTCAAAATGGTAACCACTTCTGCGCATTGCGCGTGGTCACTGGCTCGCCTGGGGATGCCATTCTTTCTTGGGGAAACCGGCGGCTGCGCTTCAGGTACGAAGGGTCGTCATGGCCGGCCAACATTCAGGGAACCTGGACCAAGACCAGAAGCCGCGACGTCGTCGTCGTCCATCCCGACCAAATGATCGTATTTGGCGGCGTCACGTCAAACTCGTATTATTATCGATCCGACGCACGTTTCAAGGAAGCCGTCGAACCGATACGTGGCGCACTCGACAAAGTCCTGCACATGCAAGGCGTGAGCTTCCGCCTGAAGGACATGGATCTTCGCACAGACGTCGACGACGACCCTGAAGACGGCGATGTCGGGCTACCCATGGGACCCCTCGAGGGCAATGCCGCAGCCGCAACATCATCGGCCGACCGGCGCCTGGGGCTCGTCGCGCAGGAAGTCGAAAAGGTTTGTCCTGAGGCCGTCGCCACCGATGACGACGGATACAAATCACTGGACGTCACACAGCTCAATGCCGTTCTCGTCGAGGCCGTCAAGGATCAGCAAAAAATCATCGAAACGCAACAGGCACAGCTCGAAACGCAACAAACAAGGCTCGAGAGATTGGAAAGAGCGCTCGCGAAGCTGGGTATCGAGCTCTGA
- the tssI gene encoding type VI secretion system tip protein VgrG produces MHGRPRPLVCLRRELLSVRHFKTIEHIFDLFEVIVVALSSNEDVDFDAIVGKPAALYVASGTLHLAREGRRLAGLCSHIEQIATETTGLSTYRIRIVPTLWQLTQRKNHRTFQHLSIPEIIDQLLGEWRIDHTWIVDRSIHPKLELRVQYGETDYDFFRRMLEEAGIGFYFRDADDDTAGKLVLHERPDRGDLRQGCPLRYVDNPNDAAEHEYVTELHLAQEVRTGRVTIRDHDFRRRMEHKLQGQSTVPAPEHLLEHHVYAPGAFLVEGGKGGDTPAADDKGVARHADDAGAHLAERRLEGLRISRRIVSFRTNVLDLHPGVIFSTKGHSRSDLGPQRRLLVTELSMEGTSTSEWTMRGKAFFADAAYRPPQVTPKPKIQGVESAVVVGPKGEEIHTDEFARVRVQFHWDRYADFSDKSSCWVRVSQSWAGTGFGMIAIPRVGQEVLVAFLGGNPDHPVIVGRLYNATSPVPYKLPENKSVSGWKSASTPGANGYNEIKFEDARGREVLSIQAERNLEKIVKIDERELTGKTRIIEVGERLELTTGKATIVLDGENISLEAQGDVIIKGDKRIVTHGGPLTEMNPSVPKNKKGKVEPPKQFPPIPHVPGEIAVEEYAVGIAMRGYPAFRERVRAALDRLKATRTGRAVMKKIAKSGEVAVIIETKLKNTITYPMDPPNASWQAAGVAGRGSSSMIAHNPAFAPKGQTPDVVLGHALVNAWYNAVGQREVGTTGGVSNQLLKALGLAPYSRLRPSANRLRKNLGLPLQDSV; encoded by the coding sequence ATGCATGGCCGTCCTCGACCTCTGGTTTGCCTCCGGCGAGAACTCCTTTCCGTTCGTCACTTCAAGACCATCGAGCACATCTTCGATCTGTTTGAGGTCATAGTTGTTGCTTTGTCCTCCAACGAAGACGTCGACTTCGATGCGATCGTCGGCAAGCCCGCTGCGCTCTACGTCGCATCCGGTACGCTTCACCTCGCGCGCGAGGGACGTCGGCTTGCGGGTCTGTGTTCACACATCGAACAAATCGCGACCGAGACGACGGGCCTATCGACGTATCGCATCCGAATCGTGCCTACGCTGTGGCAACTTACGCAACGCAAGAACCACCGCACGTTCCAGCATCTTTCGATCCCGGAGATCATCGATCAACTTCTTGGCGAATGGCGCATCGATCACACGTGGATCGTCGATCGCAGCATCCATCCAAAGCTCGAGCTGCGCGTGCAATACGGCGAGACTGACTACGACTTCTTCCGCCGTATGCTCGAGGAAGCGGGCATCGGCTTCTACTTTCGCGATGCGGACGACGACACTGCGGGAAAGCTCGTGCTTCACGAACGCCCTGATCGCGGCGACCTACGTCAAGGGTGCCCCCTGCGCTACGTCGACAACCCCAACGACGCGGCCGAGCACGAGTACGTAACGGAGCTGCATCTCGCGCAGGAGGTTCGAACGGGTCGCGTCACGATTCGTGATCATGACTTCCGCAGGCGCATGGAGCACAAGCTTCAAGGGCAGTCCACCGTACCTGCACCCGAACATCTGCTCGAGCATCACGTGTACGCACCGGGGGCATTTCTCGTCGAGGGCGGCAAGGGTGGGGATACGCCCGCGGCAGACGACAAGGGTGTTGCACGACATGCTGACGATGCGGGGGCACACCTGGCGGAGCGACGGCTCGAAGGGTTACGTATCTCGCGGCGAATCGTTTCATTCCGCACGAACGTGCTCGATCTACATCCTGGCGTGATCTTTTCGACGAAGGGACACTCTCGCTCGGATCTTGGGCCGCAACGACGCTTGCTTGTGACTGAGCTGTCGATGGAGGGGACTTCCACAAGCGAATGGACCATGCGCGGTAAGGCATTTTTTGCAGACGCGGCGTATCGACCTCCGCAAGTAACGCCGAAGCCGAAAATACAAGGTGTGGAGAGTGCCGTCGTCGTAGGTCCCAAGGGCGAAGAGATCCACACGGACGAGTTCGCGCGTGTTCGCGTTCAGTTTCATTGGGACCGTTACGCCGACTTCAGCGACAAGAGCTCGTGCTGGGTACGTGTGAGCCAAAGCTGGGCAGGCACAGGCTTTGGGATGATTGCGATTCCTCGCGTAGGCCAGGAGGTGCTCGTGGCGTTTTTGGGCGGGAATCCAGACCACCCGGTGATCGTGGGTCGGCTCTACAACGCGACGTCGCCCGTTCCGTACAAGCTCCCGGAGAACAAGAGTGTGAGCGGTTGGAAGAGCGCATCGACGCCTGGCGCAAACGGCTACAACGAGATCAAGTTCGAGGATGCGCGAGGGCGCGAAGTGCTGTCGATCCAGGCCGAAAGAAACCTCGAAAAGATTGTCAAGATTGACGAACGCGAGCTCACGGGCAAGACGCGCATCATCGAAGTCGGCGAACGTCTCGAGTTGACCACGGGCAAAGCGACGATCGTTCTCGACGGGGAAAACATCTCACTTGAAGCACAGGGGGATGTGATCATCAAGGGGGACAAACGCATCGTCACGCATGGCGGTCCGCTGACGGAGATGAACCCGTCGGTGCCGAAGAACAAGAAGGGCAAGGTCGAACCGCCCAAGCAATTTCCACCGATTCCGCACGTTCCGGGGGAGATCGCGGTGGAGGAGTACGCGGTTGGTATCGCCATGCGGGGGTATCCAGCGTTTCGCGAGCGGGTGCGGGCGGCGCTGGATCGATTGAAAGCGACGCGTACGGGGCGCGCGGTGATGAAGAAGATAGCGAAGAGCGGCGAGGTTGCCGTCATCATCGAGACGAAGTTGAAAAATACGATTACGTACCCGATGGATCCCCCAAATGCATCGTGGCAAGCGGCCGGCGTGGCAGGGCGTGGATCGAGCTCGATGATTGCGCACAATCCGGCCTTCGCACCCAAGGGACAAACGCCCGACGTCGTGCTTGGCCACGCGCTCGTCAATGCGTGGTACAACGCTGTCGGCCAACGCGAGGTGGGTACGACGGGGGGCGTGAGCAATCAATTGTTGAAGGCCCTTGGTTTGGCGCCGTATTCGAGATTGCGGCCGAGCGCGAACAGGCTGCGTAAGAACTTGGGTTTGCCGCTGCAGGACAGCGTGTGA
- a CDS encoding PAS domain S-box protein — MTNPDSERSLDEHRAITTEERLRTLIEASPDPIFMKDGSGRWLEVNRAGLELFQLENVDYRGKDEMELGPFTPYYQEALLWCRTTDDHAWQVGKLSREEESVVRPDGSIRTYDVFKIPLFYKDGSRKGLVVLGRDITERKRAEEERDRLLEKEQTARAAAERAEQRSLFLAGASRTLAGTLDYDDTASRLANLCVPFAGDWCAVWSAFGDGSTRLGAIAHVSPIADQLLMETHGLRFDCNVTECLGRAIRYGKSTLCTDLENAPAALRLSAIGSNNPEDLRIVDALGLGSFIAVPLAIHGRTLGALTLGRMPGSPPLTATDLDLAENLARHASLALSNARLYQQAQDAIVARDEFLSIASHELRTPCTSLRLGIEVLLRHVRQESLSRMSPAFLERLLVTTDRQSRHLLYLIDRLLDVSRFETGQLDLNFDHVDLSTIANDAANELREEAIRGGSDVSVHVEGPVCGTWDRTRISQVITNLLTNAIKYGEGKPISIRIWSDGANAHFSVEDRGIGIPREQQERIFRRFERAVSNRHYGGLGLGLYICQQIVEAHGGKICLVSSDGKGSLFTVTLPKTCAIVAA; from the coding sequence ATGACGAACCCAGACTCCGAACGATCTCTCGATGAACACCGGGCAATCACGACGGAAGAGCGACTACGTACGCTCATCGAGGCATCGCCCGATCCCATTTTCATGAAGGACGGCAGCGGTAGGTGGCTCGAAGTAAACCGCGCCGGGCTCGAATTGTTTCAATTGGAAAATGTGGATTACCGCGGCAAAGACGAAATGGAGCTCGGTCCATTTACGCCGTACTACCAAGAGGCGCTCCTTTGGTGTCGAACCACGGACGATCATGCGTGGCAGGTGGGAAAGCTATCGCGCGAAGAAGAAAGCGTGGTGCGCCCGGACGGGTCGATCCGTACGTACGATGTATTCAAAATTCCTCTATTTTACAAGGATGGCAGCCGCAAAGGGCTCGTCGTTCTCGGGCGAGACATCACCGAACGTAAACGCGCCGAAGAAGAACGCGACCGATTGCTCGAAAAGGAGCAAACCGCCCGAGCAGCCGCTGAACGCGCCGAACAGCGCTCGTTGTTTTTGGCAGGAGCGAGCCGAACGCTCGCCGGAACACTCGATTACGACGACACGGCGAGCCGCTTGGCGAATTTGTGCGTACCCTTCGCAGGCGATTGGTGCGCCGTTTGGTCGGCCTTCGGCGACGGATCGACTCGGCTTGGAGCCATTGCGCACGTAAGTCCCATCGCCGATCAACTCCTCATGGAAACGCATGGCTTGCGTTTCGATTGCAACGTCACCGAATGCCTGGGTCGAGCCATTCGATATGGCAAATCCACGTTGTGTACCGACCTCGAGAATGCGCCTGCTGCATTGCGCCTCTCCGCGATTGGTTCGAACAATCCGGAAGACCTTCGAATCGTCGATGCCCTCGGCCTCGGCTCGTTCATCGCCGTGCCGCTCGCCATTCATGGTCGTACGCTCGGAGCCCTCACGCTGGGGCGAATGCCCGGTTCGCCGCCGCTGACGGCAACGGACTTGGATCTCGCCGAAAACCTCGCGCGTCACGCGAGTTTGGCGCTGTCCAATGCACGCCTGTACCAACAAGCGCAAGATGCCATCGTCGCGCGCGACGAGTTCTTGTCCATTGCATCGCACGAATTACGAACGCCGTGCACGTCATTGCGTCTTGGAATCGAAGTGCTGCTCCGCCACGTGCGACAAGAATCACTGTCACGCATGTCGCCCGCATTTCTCGAACGATTGCTCGTCACCACGGACCGGCAAAGCAGGCACTTGCTTTATCTGATCGACCGATTGCTCGATGTCTCCCGCTTCGAAACCGGTCAACTCGACCTGAATTTCGATCACGTGGATCTATCGACGATTGCGAACGATGCTGCCAACGAATTGCGTGAAGAGGCCATTCGTGGAGGTTCGGATGTCTCGGTCCATGTCGAGGGACCCGTATGCGGAACTTGGGACCGCACACGTATTTCGCAGGTCATCACGAACCTCCTCACCAATGCGATCAAGTATGGCGAGGGCAAACCAATAAGCATCCGAATCTGGTCCGATGGCGCGAATGCACATTTCAGCGTCGAGGATCGCGGCATTGGGATTCCGCGTGAGCAACAGGAACGCATTTTCCGTAGATTCGAGCGAGCCGTATCCAATCGCCACTATGGCGGATTGGGACTTGGGCTCTACATTTGCCAGCAAATCGTCGAGGCACATGGCGGGAAGATTTGCCTGGTGAGTAGCGACGGGAAAGGTTCGCTGTTCACCGTGACGCTGCCCAAAACATGCGCGATCGTGGCGGCTTGA
- a CDS encoding TetR/AcrR family transcriptional regulator: protein MERKLGRRRPIQDRSRTLVDGILSAASQIISGFGYDSATTNRIACRAGVSVGSLYQYFSNKDEILQGLLEHLIQQTQREVVECLACTLDIPVHHVCSHVVGTYVRLLRRHRTVLEAAFEHALGPRQLLVINAFEREMARWLQAYIAERGQGPGPSYDSALVAVQTISTLGARIAFETNDEGESLAAERRLCDMISVVLGITAATA from the coding sequence ATGGAACGGAAATTAGGACGCAGAAGACCCATCCAAGATCGCTCGCGTACTCTCGTTGACGGCATTCTTTCGGCGGCTTCCCAGATCATTTCTGGCTTCGGGTACGACTCCGCAACCACCAATCGCATTGCTTGTCGTGCTGGGGTGAGCGTCGGCTCGCTGTACCAATACTTCTCGAACAAAGACGAAATCCTGCAGGGGCTGCTCGAACATCTGATCCAACAGACGCAGCGCGAAGTGGTCGAGTGCCTTGCATGTACGCTCGACATACCCGTGCATCACGTCTGCTCGCATGTCGTCGGCACGTATGTACGGCTACTGCGACGGCATCGCACGGTGCTCGAAGCTGCATTCGAGCATGCGCTGGGTCCGCGACAGTTGCTGGTCATCAATGCATTCGAGCGTGAAATGGCCCGGTGGCTTCAAGCGTACATCGCCGAACGCGGACAGGGGCCGGGGCCGAGCTACGATTCGGCGCTCGTCGCCGTGCAGACGATCAGCACGTTGGGTGCTCGGATTGCCTTCGAGACGAACGACGAGGGAGAAAGCCTCGCGGCAGAACGCAGGCTGTGCGACATGATTTCGGTCGTGCTGGGTATCACTGCCGCCACAGCTTGA
- a CDS encoding glycosyltransferase family 39 protein gives MNSRPSLRLSRGSDGLPIASALEVRVSRIATAIATAWMALVASWEMLGPVLAGHWAAAASMGIIAENMLRWGIVGPVWDYTETRPGPEMFYCHHPWGIFWVTAFFMKIFGRHDVVCRLPAIVLSTLTPAILYALGRAIWRPASGAAAALAFVVLPITLAFANFNVLEVPLMFWTLVAIWGWVRLSQTNRSRYLVASAVGLVMALHTDWPAYVLSGLLLGFWLFRGYLGGRRMFGPVHERRYAEAWIAWATLSVLSGVFYLAVFQKSGKLGDLLASYGMRSSGNSVPLSAVLASRRYWIELSFTPIAIALGKIAAIVSVVRLVVTRADVEFIPLAYLGMATFQYVVFKQGADIHVFWPQPFGAYFALAMGALVATVAPGIEFVRGIIRRARGLERETNFAASGLVALALFGPVFAAILRDGAPAAVYARRTGGRFNEKGLPIASDGDKTTFLRDVAQRLSRTRSSSSTTACMRIGRRPGRLAGGLSGRTDRCRLLRRVVRKNHTS, from the coding sequence ATGAATTCCCGCCCATCGCTTCGCTTGTCTCGAGGCTCGGACGGCTTGCCCATCGCGAGCGCGCTCGAAGTGCGCGTTTCGCGCATCGCGACTGCGATCGCGACCGCATGGATGGCGCTCGTCGCATCGTGGGAGATGCTCGGCCCAGTGCTCGCAGGTCATTGGGCCGCAGCCGCGAGCATGGGGATCATCGCGGAGAACATGCTGCGTTGGGGCATCGTCGGCCCGGTTTGGGATTACACGGAAACTCGGCCCGGCCCCGAGATGTTTTATTGCCATCACCCTTGGGGAATCTTTTGGGTGACGGCATTTTTCATGAAAATCTTCGGCCGACACGACGTCGTCTGTCGTTTGCCCGCGATTGTCCTGTCCACCCTCACGCCAGCGATCCTCTATGCGCTCGGTCGAGCGATCTGGCGTCCTGCATCGGGCGCAGCCGCGGCGCTCGCTTTCGTCGTTCTGCCCATCACGCTCGCTTTCGCCAACTTCAACGTGCTCGAAGTGCCCCTGATGTTCTGGACCCTCGTGGCCATCTGGGGATGGGTGCGACTGTCCCAGACAAACCGCTCGAGGTACCTCGTTGCAAGCGCCGTGGGGCTCGTGATGGCGCTGCACACGGACTGGCCGGCGTACGTGTTATCCGGGCTTTTGCTTGGGTTTTGGCTCTTTCGAGGGTACTTGGGCGGGCGCCGGATGTTCGGCCCCGTGCACGAGCGACGCTACGCCGAAGCGTGGATCGCGTGGGCCACGCTGTCGGTTCTCTCGGGCGTGTTTTACCTGGCCGTGTTCCAGAAGTCGGGAAAGCTCGGGGATCTCTTGGCGAGTTACGGGATGCGTTCGTCCGGGAACAGCGTGCCGCTGTCCGCGGTGCTTGCGAGTAGGCGTTACTGGATCGAGCTGTCGTTCACGCCGATCGCGATCGCGCTCGGGAAAATCGCGGCGATCGTGAGTGTCGTGCGGCTCGTCGTGACGCGTGCGGACGTCGAGTTCATCCCGCTCGCGTATCTGGGCATGGCGACGTTTCAGTACGTCGTGTTCAAACAAGGTGCGGACATCCACGTCTTTTGGCCGCAACCGTTCGGCGCGTATTTTGCGCTTGCGATGGGCGCGCTCGTCGCGACGGTCGCGCCGGGCATCGAGTTTGTCCGGGGGATCATTCGGCGCGCGCGTGGTTTGGAGAGAGAAACGAACTTCGCTGCGAGTGGGCTCGTCGCGCTCGCGCTTTTCGGTCCGGTTTTCGCGGCGATCCTTCGCGATGGCGCTCCAGCGGCCGTGTATGCGCGGCGCACGGGTGGTCGCTTCAACGAGAAGGGCTTACCCATTGCATCCGACGGCGACAAGACGACGTTTCTCCGGGACGTTGCGCAGCGTTTGTCCAGGACGCGGTCGTCGAGCTCCACGACAGCATGCATGCGAATTGGTCGCAGACCTGGGCGCTTGGCGGGCGGGTTGTCAGGACGAACCGACCGCTGCCGGCTGCTTCGCCGGGTGGTAAGGAAAAACCATACCTCTTGA